A single Altererythrobacter sp. BO-6 DNA region contains:
- a CDS encoding alpha-galactosidase: MANEISDEAVILRAGGAMIMLAAAGGERARLLYAGPDLPEATPPQLRALGQRSHAPGGPESPITASFLNTIGTGHPSPPGLLAHAMGQHWALDPRVVEVHFDDDGACAIVTRDEASSIELHHTISLDPASGVATFSSSLANGSDNPIALEWLSALCLPLDARLTLLTSFTGRWASEFQAERNELWRGSFLRENRKGRTSHDSYPGFYLGTGTTSEEHGLACAVHLAWSGNHRLRVDRLPDGDLSLQAGELLLPGEIALAPGETYTTPQLHACWSNEGYGDVTRRLLGFVRSRLPAHGKPRPVHFNTWEAVYFDHSPEKLMMLADQAAAVGAERFVLDDGWFGARRSDRAGLGDWFVSEEIYPDGLKPLAGHVRALGMEFGLWFEPEMVNADSDLYRAHPDWVLGVEGVEPIASRHQLPLDLTREEVADYLFERIDALVRELGIAYIKWDMNRDLQHPGDAEGRPTVHRQTQALYALIDRLRAAHPALVIESCSSGGARADYAMLQRTDRVWTSDNNDARQRHAIMRGAAHFLPLSVLGNHVGPRRCHITGRRFDMAFRAGTALFGHMGMELDLARESEADRATLAAAIALHKRHRTLIHGGDYHRLDTAPHLSAIGVVDVDRREALYQCAVLDQHPATHPPRLYFAGLDPSLDYELALVWPEAMARNFGTYSGSALSRHGLQLPLTLPDTCLIYHLKAED; the protein is encoded by the coding sequence ATGGCCAACGAAATTTCCGATGAAGCGGTGATCCTGCGCGCCGGTGGAGCCATGATTATGCTCGCCGCCGCGGGCGGGGAGCGCGCACGCCTGCTCTACGCCGGACCGGACTTGCCAGAGGCAACGCCGCCACAGCTGCGCGCGCTCGGCCAGCGCAGCCACGCGCCGGGCGGGCCGGAAAGCCCGATTACGGCCTCCTTCCTCAATACGATTGGCACCGGCCACCCTTCACCGCCCGGTTTGCTGGCCCATGCCATGGGGCAGCACTGGGCGCTCGACCCACGGGTTGTCGAGGTCCACTTCGACGATGATGGCGCCTGCGCCATCGTGACTCGCGACGAAGCCAGCAGCATCGAATTGCATCACACGATCAGCCTTGATCCAGCATCCGGCGTTGCCACATTCTCAAGCTCGCTCGCCAATGGCAGCGACAATCCAATCGCGCTCGAATGGCTGAGTGCGCTGTGCCTGCCGCTTGATGCCCGCCTGACGCTGTTGACCAGCTTCACCGGCCGATGGGCGAGCGAATTCCAGGCCGAACGGAATGAGCTGTGGCGGGGCAGCTTCCTGCGCGAGAACCGCAAGGGCCGCACCAGCCATGACAGCTATCCCGGCTTCTATCTGGGCACCGGAACAACTAGCGAGGAACATGGCCTGGCCTGCGCGGTACATTTGGCGTGGAGCGGCAATCACCGCCTGCGCGTGGACCGGCTGCCGGATGGCGATCTCTCGCTTCAGGCGGGCGAACTGCTGTTGCCGGGCGAGATCGCTTTGGCGCCCGGGGAAACCTACACAACACCGCAGCTTCATGCCTGCTGGTCGAACGAAGGCTATGGCGATGTCACCCGCCGCCTGCTTGGCTTCGTCCGATCGCGCCTTCCCGCACACGGCAAACCCCGCCCGGTGCATTTCAACACCTGGGAAGCGGTCTATTTCGACCATTCGCCCGAAAAGCTGATGATGCTGGCCGATCAGGCCGCTGCCGTGGGTGCCGAACGCTTCGTGCTCGACGATGGCTGGTTTGGCGCGCGGCGCAGTGACCGCGCCGGCCTGGGCGACTGGTTCGTATCGGAGGAAATCTACCCCGATGGGCTCAAGCCGCTGGCCGGTCATGTCCGCGCGCTGGGCATGGAATTCGGCTTGTGGTTCGAGCCGGAAATGGTCAACGCTGACAGCGACCTTTACCGCGCCCATCCCGATTGGGTGTTAGGCGTTGAGGGAGTCGAGCCAATCGCGTCGCGGCACCAGTTGCCGCTCGACCTTACGCGCGAAGAGGTTGCCGATTACCTGTTCGAAAGGATCGACGCACTGGTCCGCGAACTTGGCATTGCCTACATCAAGTGGGACATGAACCGCGATTTGCAGCATCCCGGCGATGCGGAGGGGCGTCCGACGGTGCATCGGCAGACGCAGGCACTTTATGCGCTGATCGACCGGTTGCGAGCAGCGCATCCCGCGCTGGTAATCGAAAGCTGCTCCAGCGGCGGCGCGCGGGCCGACTATGCCATGCTGCAACGTACTGACCGCGTCTGGACCAGCGACAACAATGACGCGCGCCAGCGCCATGCGATCATGCGAGGGGCCGCGCATTTCCTGCCGCTCTCCGTCCTCGGCAACCATGTGGGGCCAAGGCGCTGCCACATCACTGGGCGGCGCTTCGACATGGCGTTCCGTGCGGGCACGGCGCTGTTCGGCCATATGGGCATGGAACTCGACCTGGCGCGGGAGAGCGAGGCTGACCGGGCCACGCTTGCCGCCGCTATCGCCCTGCACAAGCGACATCGCACGCTAATCCATGGCGGCGATTACCACCGCCTGGACACCGCACCGCACCTCTCCGCCATCGGAGTCGTGGATGTGGATCGCCGCGAGGCCTTGTACCAATGTGCCGTGCTTGACCAGCATCCAGCCACGCATCCGCCGCGCCTGTACTTTGCCGGGCTCGACCCTTCGCTTGACTACGAGCTGGCACTGGTTTGGCCCGAGGCAATGGCTCGAAACTTCGGTACTTACTCAGGATCGGCCTTGTCGAGGCATGGCCTGCAATTGCCCCTGACCTTGCCCGACACCTGCCTGATCTATCACCTCAAGGCCGAAGACTAG
- a CDS encoding site-2 protease family protein, which produces MTEALTLALLLIPALVIAIVFHEVAHGYSALLLGDTTARDQRRLTLNPIRHVDPVGTLLVPGMLAMAGAPVFGWAKPVPVRQDRLDNPRYGMMAVAAAGPATNFMLAALGAIALGLTIPDGAQLLAGDGGMPMLAGPDGVNHYLSTGLFFFILINVFLGVFNLLPIPPFDGSHIVEGLLPPTLAQGYRKLRPYGMLLFFALVAATWFAPQWGLLENTIGPPVEWALDKYLGLASAVAG; this is translated from the coding sequence GTGACAGAAGCCCTGACCCTTGCTCTGCTGCTGATCCCGGCTCTCGTGATCGCGATCGTCTTCCACGAAGTCGCGCATGGCTATTCCGCGCTACTGCTGGGCGATACCACCGCGCGCGACCAGCGGCGCCTGACGCTCAACCCGATCCGCCATGTCGATCCGGTGGGAACCTTGCTGGTCCCCGGCATGCTGGCGATGGCGGGTGCGCCGGTGTTCGGTTGGGCCAAGCCCGTGCCGGTGCGGCAGGACCGGCTCGACAATCCCCGCTACGGCATGATGGCGGTGGCCGCTGCCGGGCCGGCGACCAATTTCATGCTGGCGGCCCTTGGCGCAATCGCATTGGGGCTGACCATTCCTGATGGGGCGCAATTGCTGGCTGGCGATGGCGGTATGCCGATGCTGGCAGGGCCGGACGGCGTGAACCACTACCTTTCGACGGGCCTGTTTTTCTTCATCCTGATCAACGTTTTCCTGGGCGTGTTCAACTTGCTTCCGATCCCGCCCTTCGATGGCTCGCATATCGTCGAGGGCCTGCTGCCACCTACACTGGCGCAAGGGTACCGCAAGCTGCGGCCTTATGGCATGCTGCTGTTCTTCGCGCTGGTCGCGGCGACATGGTTTGCCCCTCAATGGGGGCTGCTGGAAAACACCATCGGTCCGCCGGTCGAATGGGCGCTGGACAAATATCTAGGCCTGGCGAGCGCGGTGGCCGGCTAG
- a CDS encoding GNAT family protein, protein MTKDDPLGLLVPLGDGEVSLVPLREGHREALREACGEDRAIWQMYGVSYDAEHFDESFSRLLANPARLPFAVLVGPQLAGMTSWINADPNWLTAEIGNTYLRPRFRGGKVNTPMKRLMLAHGFACGLKRMYFSVDTRNQRSQAACAKIGATLEGILRNHIITWTGYERDSAIFSIVERDRERLGL, encoded by the coding sequence ATGACGAAAGATGATCCGCTGGGCCTGTTGGTGCCGCTTGGCGATGGCGAGGTGTCGCTTGTCCCGTTACGTGAAGGGCATCGCGAGGCCTTGCGCGAGGCTTGCGGCGAAGATCGGGCGATCTGGCAAATGTATGGCGTGAGCTATGACGCTGAGCATTTCGACGAAAGCTTTTCAAGGCTTCTTGCCAATCCGGCGCGATTGCCCTTCGCCGTGTTGGTTGGCCCCCAATTGGCAGGCATGACCAGCTGGATCAATGCCGATCCCAACTGGCTTACGGCAGAGATCGGAAACACTTACCTCAGGCCGCGTTTTCGGGGCGGCAAGGTCAACACGCCAATGAAGCGCCTGATGCTGGCACATGGCTTTGCTTGTGGGCTGAAGCGCATGTACTTTTCGGTGGATACGCGCAACCAGCGCTCGCAGGCAGCCTGCGCGAAGATCGGCGCGACACTTGAGGGTATCCTGCGCAATCACATAATAACCTGGACCGGTTACGAACGCGACAGCGCGATTTTTTCGATTGTTGAGCGTGACAGGGAGCGACTTGGCCTGTGA
- a CDS encoding thymidine kinase: protein MAKLYFYYASMNAGKSSTLLQAAFNYGERGMRVSLWTAAIDDRPGFGAISSRIGLASDAHRFTPETDILEFVLHEHAEGRVDCVLIDEAQFLTEEQVWQCARLADEAGTPVVCYGLRTDFQGKLFPGSAALLGIADSLVELKGICHCGRKATMNLRVDETGKAVKQGAQTEIGGNDRYVALCRKHFMAALR from the coding sequence ATGGCCAAGCTCTATTTCTATTATGCCAGCATGAACGCGGGGAAGAGCTCGACCCTGCTGCAGGCCGCCTTCAACTATGGCGAGCGCGGGATGCGGGTCAGCCTGTGGACCGCCGCGATCGATGACAGGCCCGGTTTCGGTGCGATCAGCAGCCGGATCGGCCTCGCCAGTGATGCGCACCGCTTTACGCCTGAAACGGATATACTGGAGTTCGTGCTGCATGAGCATGCCGAAGGGCGGGTCGATTGCGTGTTGATCGACGAGGCGCAGTTCCTGACCGAAGAGCAGGTGTGGCAATGCGCGCGGCTGGCCGACGAGGCCGGCACGCCGGTGGTCTGCTATGGCCTGCGCACCGATTTCCAGGGCAAGCTGTTCCCCGGCTCGGCGGCATTGCTGGGCATTGCGGACTCGCTCGTGGAGTTGAAGGGAATCTGCCATTGCGGGCGCAAGGCGACGATGAACCTGCGGGTCGATGAAACCGGCAAAGCGGTGAAGCAAGGCGCGCAAACCGAAATCGGCGGGAATGACCGTTACGTCGCGCTGTGCCGCAAACATTTCATGGCAGCACTGCGATGA
- a CDS encoding AbgT family transporter: MTEAAASQQGGVLGWIERTGNRLPDPVFLFFWLIAGLVVISVIAGMLGWSASHPTEVDPETGAATVIAAKSLLSAENIQKLWVEMPKTFTHFHPLGYVLVVMLGAGVAERAGLFGTAMRAGVRDAPKALLTPIVVLVGMMGNLAADAAYVVLIPLAGIIFHAAGRHPVAGIAATFAGVSGGFSANLLPGQLDALLFGITEAAVETVFGDFTANIAGNWYFIAAMTFVFLPVIWYITDKVIEPRLGKWDPAGAGRPADDEDSDRPLTDAERRGLRNAGLAVFGVVALWLGFTFGPGTPLIDESATPEAQLTPFYQSLVAGFFILFLLAAWAYGKGAGTISDHRDLVKMMSGSMEDLAYYLVLAFAAAHFVAMFAWSNLGLILAVQGADFLGSTGLPAWALLAAIILVSALLNLFVGSASAKWALLSPVMVPMLMLLGISPEMATAAYRVGDSATNIITPLMVYFPLILIFCQRWQKDFGLGSLAATMLPYSIALLIAGLALTIGWVVLDLPLGPGASVFIDAPGTLNAAQTVAS, translated from the coding sequence ATGACAGAGGCGGCAGCTTCGCAGCAAGGTGGAGTTTTGGGTTGGATCGAGCGTACTGGTAACCGCCTGCCCGATCCGGTGTTCCTGTTCTTCTGGCTGATCGCCGGGCTGGTCGTAATTTCCGTTATTGCAGGAATGCTGGGCTGGTCGGCTTCGCACCCGACGGAAGTTGATCCTGAAACCGGCGCAGCCACCGTGATCGCGGCAAAAAGCCTGCTGTCGGCTGAAAACATCCAGAAGCTCTGGGTCGAAATGCCCAAGACTTTCACGCACTTCCACCCGCTGGGCTATGTTCTGGTGGTGATGCTGGGGGCGGGCGTGGCTGAGCGGGCGGGCCTATTCGGCACTGCGATGCGCGCGGGCGTGCGCGATGCGCCCAAGGCGCTGCTAACGCCAATCGTTGTGTTGGTGGGCATGATGGGCAACCTTGCCGCCGATGCCGCCTATGTTGTGCTGATCCCGCTCGCCGGGATCATCTTCCACGCCGCCGGGCGCCATCCGGTGGCGGGCATCGCTGCGACTTTTGCCGGGGTTTCCGGCGGCTTTTCGGCCAATCTCCTGCCCGGCCAGCTCGACGCGCTGCTGTTCGGCATTACCGAGGCGGCGGTCGAGACGGTATTCGGGGATTTCACCGCCAATATCGCGGGGAACTGGTACTTCATCGCCGCGATGACTTTCGTGTTCCTGCCGGTGATCTGGTACATCACCGACAAGGTGATCGAGCCGCGGCTGGGCAAATGGGACCCGGCCGGCGCCGGTCGCCCGGCCGACGATGAGGACAGCGATCGCCCGCTCACCGATGCCGAGCGCAGGGGCCTGCGAAATGCCGGCCTGGCCGTGTTTGGCGTGGTGGCGCTGTGGCTGGGTTTCACCTTTGGCCCGGGTACGCCGCTGATTGACGAGAGCGCCACCCCCGAAGCGCAGTTGACGCCGTTCTACCAGAGCCTCGTCGCCGGCTTCTTCATTCTCTTCCTGCTGGCCGCATGGGCCTATGGCAAAGGCGCAGGTACGATTTCCGACCATCGCGACCTGGTTAAGATGATGTCCGGATCGATGGAGGACCTGGCCTATTACCTGGTGCTGGCCTTCGCCGCTGCGCATTTCGTGGCGATGTTCGCGTGGTCGAACCTGGGCCTGATCCTGGCTGTGCAGGGTGCGGATTTTCTCGGGTCGACAGGCCTGCCCGCGTGGGCGCTGCTGGCCGCGATCATTCTTGTCTCGGCCTTGCTGAACCTGTTCGTCGGTTCGGCCAGCGCCAAATGGGCACTGCTTTCGCCGGTGATGGTGCCGATGCTGATGCTGCTGGGCATTTCACCCGAAATGGCAACCGCAGCCTATCGCGTTGGCGACAGCGCAACCAACATCATTACCCCGCTGATGGTCTATTTCCCGCTGATCCTGATCTTCTGCCAGCGCTGGCAGAAGGATTTCGGCCTGGGATCGCTGGCGGCAACCATGCTGCCCTATTCGATCGCACTGCTGATCGCCGGGCTGGCGCTCACGATTGGCTGGGTGGTGCTCGATCTGCCGCTGGGGCCGGGCGCGAGCGTGTTCATCGATGCGCCGGGTACCCTGAATGCCGCTCAGACTGTCGCAAGCTGA
- a CDS encoding YceI family protein, whose translation MRLPGLLFAFLAALLLGAAAPAGQLYSVDSAGSNLSAKVGFFGIGSKSAGFPSVSGSVRLDRERPQDIALDVTIDARTLTAPDKLTLNRLKGEKFFWVEKYPSVRFVGREMALTTATSGTVKGDLTARGVTRPVTLAVKFDRPPGELKPGDPVTLTGETQINRYDFGMKSYGLIVGKWVNIQLKARMVPQA comes from the coding sequence ATGAGGTTGCCGGGTCTCCTCTTCGCGTTTCTTGCAGCGCTGCTGCTGGGCGCAGCCGCGCCTGCCGGGCAGCTGTATTCCGTCGATAGTGCTGGCAGCAATCTATCAGCCAAGGTCGGTTTCTTCGGCATCGGCAGCAAGAGCGCCGGCTTCCCGAGCGTTTCCGGCTCGGTCCGGCTCGATCGCGAGCGCCCGCAGGATATCGCACTGGATGTGACGATCGATGCTCGCACCCTCACCGCGCCTGACAAATTGACGTTGAACCGGCTTAAGGGCGAAAAGTTCTTCTGGGTCGAGAAATATCCCTCGGTCCGCTTTGTGGGCCGCGAAATGGCGCTCACCACTGCAACGTCTGGCACCGTGAAGGGTGACCTGACGGCGCGCGGGGTAACCCGGCCGGTCACGCTGGCGGTGAAATTCGACCGGCCGCCGGGCGAACTGAAGCCGGGCGATCCGGTGACACTGACCGGTGAGACGCAAATCAACCGCTATGACTTCGGGATGAAGTCGTATGGGCTGATCGTGGGCAAGTGGGTCAATATCCAACTCAAGGCGCGGATGGTGCCGCAGGCCTGA
- the rbfA gene encoding 30S ribosome-binding factor RbfA, whose translation MARQQFTPEQHSVRVLKVAERVRHILSELLARQEVHDERVSAANIAVTEVRMTPDLRNAIAYVKPLLGKDEGEIVTALRQNTAFLQKEVAKRLGLKFAPKLKFRADESFDEADRIERLLRDPKVARDLGEDSE comes from the coding sequence ATGGCGCGGCAGCAATTCACGCCTGAACAGCATTCGGTCCGCGTGCTCAAGGTGGCCGAGCGGGTGCGGCATATCCTCAGCGAATTGCTCGCGCGGCAGGAAGTGCATGACGAGCGCGTTTCCGCCGCCAATATCGCCGTCACCGAAGTGCGCATGACACCGGACCTGAGGAATGCGATCGCCTATGTGAAGCCGCTGCTGGGCAAGGACGAAGGCGAGATCGTTACCGCGCTGCGCCAGAACACTGCCTTCCTGCAAAAGGAAGTGGCCAAGCGGCTAGGGCTGAAATTCGCGCCCAAACTGAAGTTTCGCGCCGATGAAAGCTTTGACGAGGCCGACCGGATCGAGCGTTTGCTGCGCGATCCCAAGGTTGCGCGCGATCTTGGCGAGGACAGCGAATAG
- a CDS encoding PaaI family thioesterase, protein MQSGEWTGDNGSPHTALLGSEFVGFDEATSTATMRFTVMPQMTTWRGGVQGGLVAGYLDDVMGYAYVAMTGGEQAPLNLEISMQLLGLLPEGATIIGKGRVVRAGRRVVFLEGELLSEEGTVLARATSTAIPTARPVPPPHGGQS, encoded by the coding sequence ATGCAGTCGGGCGAATGGACCGGCGATAACGGTTCGCCGCACACTGCACTGCTTGGATCGGAATTCGTCGGGTTCGACGAAGCGACATCCACCGCCACCATGCGCTTCACGGTCATGCCGCAGATGACCACCTGGCGCGGCGGCGTGCAGGGTGGGCTGGTGGCAGGCTATCTCGATGATGTGATGGGCTATGCCTATGTCGCCATGACTGGCGGCGAGCAGGCCCCGCTCAACCTCGAGATATCGATGCAACTGCTCGGACTATTGCCCGAAGGCGCTACGATCATCGGCAAGGGCCGGGTAGTGCGCGCCGGGCGCCGCGTGGTGTTCCTTGAGGGCGAATTGCTGAGCGAAGAGGGGACGGTGCTGGCGCGTGCAACCTCGACCGCCATTCCCACCGCGCGTCCGGTGCCGCCGCCACATGGGGGGCAAAGCTGA
- the infB gene encoding translation initiation factor IF-2, whose protein sequence is MSDEEKKPARKPLTLKGAQPGEVKQTFSHGRTNKVVVEVKRRRMIGKPGEAPPPPPPPPPPPPPAAAAPKPAVKKPSPSAETPQERVARLQREAEEERLRLAEEARKRDEEEARRAAEEEKKRAEVNRKSEAEAEKRAVEVAPEEVEVEETPAAAPAGDGTPTPAPRRFTPVERPEPKRPEKKKKEEKPVRGAERPDNRRSGKLTVTRALNEDEGRRARSLAALKRAREKERRLHGGPSAPREKQVRDVVVPEAITVQELANRMAEKGADLVKALFNMGMMVTVNQTIDQDTAELLVEEFGHNITRVSASDVDIDTSEDTDPEETLKPRPPVVTIMGHVDHGKTSLLDALRGTDVVKGEAGGITQHIGAYQITTKSKDKITFLDTPGHAAFSEMRARGANVTDIVVLVVAGDDAIMPQTIEAINHTKAAGVPMIVAITKSDKPEFNPQKVRERLLEHEVIVEAMSGDVQDVEVSAKTGAGLDELIEKILLQAELLELRANPDRDAEATVIEAQLDKGRGPVATVLVTRGTLKRGDTFVVGTESGRVRALVDDKGKQIKEAGPSVPVEVLGLGGVPDAGDQLTVVENEQRAREVAQYRQEKATAKRTALAPTSFDTMFSNLKSDVIEFPVVVKADVKGSVEAINSALHNLSNDEIKVRVLHAGVGAITESDVTLAAASGAPIIGFNVRPNPKARQQLEKDKVRMMYHDVIYHLTEEIAKEMAGELGPERIETVVGRAEVKQVFPAGKKDKAAGLLVLEGVIRKGLHARLTREDVIVSKTTIASLRRFKDDVDEVRAGMECGVVLEDTNDIKAGDTLEVFEVEERERTL, encoded by the coding sequence ATGAGCGACGAAGAGAAAAAACCTGCCCGCAAGCCGCTGACCCTGAAGGGCGCGCAACCTGGCGAGGTCAAGCAGACCTTCAGCCACGGCCGCACCAACAAGGTCGTGGTCGAGGTCAAGCGTCGCCGCATGATCGGCAAGCCGGGTGAGGCGCCTCCGCCGCCGCCACCTCCACCGCCGCCTCCGCCGCCCGCCGCTGCCGCGCCAAAGCCAGCGGTCAAGAAGCCGAGTCCTTCGGCGGAGACTCCGCAAGAGCGGGTCGCTCGCCTGCAGCGCGAGGCTGAGGAAGAACGTCTGCGGCTCGCCGAAGAGGCGCGCAAGCGTGATGAAGAGGAAGCCCGCCGCGCAGCCGAAGAAGAGAAAAAGCGCGCAGAGGTTAACCGCAAATCGGAAGCCGAGGCTGAAAAGCGCGCTGTCGAAGTTGCGCCCGAAGAAGTCGAGGTTGAGGAAACACCGGCAGCGGCGCCTGCCGGCGACGGCACGCCCACCCCGGCTCCGCGCAGGTTCACGCCGGTCGAACGGCCTGAGCCAAAGCGGCCCGAGAAGAAAAAGAAGGAAGAAAAGCCTGTGCGCGGGGCCGAACGGCCAGATAACCGCCGTTCGGGCAAGCTGACGGTTACCCGTGCGCTGAATGAGGACGAGGGCCGCCGCGCCCGCAGCCTTGCCGCGCTCAAGCGCGCTCGCGAGAAAGAGCGCCGGTTGCACGGCGGGCCCAGCGCGCCGCGCGAGAAGCAGGTGCGCGACGTGGTCGTGCCGGAAGCGATCACCGTTCAGGAGCTTGCCAACCGCATGGCCGAAAAGGGCGCGGACCTGGTGAAGGCGCTGTTCAACATGGGTATGATGGTCACCGTCAACCAGACGATCGATCAGGATACGGCCGAACTGCTGGTCGAGGAATTCGGCCACAACATCACCCGCGTGTCGGCAAGCGATGTCGATATCGACACGTCGGAAGACACCGATCCGGAAGAAACGCTGAAGCCGCGTCCCCCGGTCGTGACGATCATGGGCCATGTCGACCACGGCAAGACCTCGCTGCTCGATGCGCTGCGCGGTACCGATGTGGTCAAGGGTGAAGCCGGCGGCATCACCCAGCATATCGGTGCCTACCAGATCACTACGAAGAGCAAGGACAAGATCACCTTCCTCGACACACCTGGCCACGCAGCCTTTTCCGAAATGCGTGCGCGCGGCGCCAATGTGACCGATATCGTGGTGCTGGTGGTGGCAGGCGACGATGCGATCATGCCGCAGACGATCGAGGCTATCAATCACACCAAGGCGGCGGGTGTACCGATGATCGTGGCGATCACCAAGTCGGACAAGCCCGAATTCAACCCGCAGAAGGTGCGCGAACGCCTGCTCGAGCACGAAGTCATCGTCGAGGCGATGTCGGGCGATGTGCAGGACGTCGAAGTGTCGGCCAAGACCGGGGCGGGGCTGGACGAGCTGATCGAGAAGATCCTGCTGCAGGCGGAACTGCTCGAACTCAGAGCCAACCCGGATCGTGATGCAGAGGCAACCGTGATCGAAGCGCAGCTCGACAAGGGCCGCGGCCCGGTCGCGACAGTGCTTGTCACCCGCGGCACGCTGAAGCGCGGCGATACCTTCGTCGTGGGTACGGAAAGCGGGCGCGTGCGCGCGCTGGTTGACGACAAGGGCAAGCAGATCAAGGAAGCAGGGCCGTCAGTGCCGGTCGAAGTGCTGGGCCTGGGCGGCGTGCCTGACGCAGGCGATCAGCTGACCGTGGTCGAGAACGAACAGCGTGCCCGCGAAGTGGCGCAGTATCGCCAGGAAAAGGCGACTGCAAAGCGCACCGCGCTGGCCCCCACCAGCTTCGATACGATGTTCTCGAACCTCAAGAGCGACGTGATTGAATTTCCGGTGGTGGTTAAGGCCGATGTGAAGGGCTCGGTCGAAGCGATCAATTCAGCGCTGCACAATTTGTCGAATGACGAGATCAAGGTCCGCGTGCTGCATGCAGGCGTTGGCGCGATCACGGAAAGTGATGTGACGCTGGCGGCGGCTTCAGGCGCGCCGATCATCGGCTTCAACGTCCGGCCCAACCCCAAAGCGCGCCAGCAGCTGGAGAAAGACAAGGTGCGGATGATGTATCACGACGTGATCTATCACCTCACCGAGGAAATCGCGAAGGAGATGGCCGGCGAGCTTGGTCCGGAACGGATCGAAACTGTCGTTGGCCGCGCCGAAGTCAAGCAGGTGTTCCCGGCGGGCAAAAAGGACAAGGCTGCCGGTCTGCTGGTGCTCGAAGGAGTCATCCGCAAGGGCCTCCACGCGCGCCTTACCCGCGAAGATGTCATCGTGTCGAAAACGACGATCGCTTCGCTGCGGCGGTTCAAGGACGATGTGGACGAAGTCCGCGCAGGCATGGAATGCGGCGTGGTGCTGGAAGACACCAACGACATCAAGGCTGGCGATACGCTTGAAGTGTTCGAAGTCGAGGAGCGTGAGCGGACGTTGTGA
- a CDS encoding DUF448 domain-containing protein → MRTPPNERVASDIVDVPKGRKDSGPERRCILSGGHGARAALLRLAISPDGLVLPDPHAKAPGRGAWIGVGRSQLETAIAKGQLKGALARAFKGAKLEIPADLSARVETALTKSLLDRLGLELRAGHVVLGTARIEEQARTGRLELLLHAADASEDGRKKLDQAWRVGRDIEGSGERGIVLPLDRAALSVALGRDNVVHLALNDSAAAGRVEGALARLLHYLEGNLPSETIGGQASPGRQDEQLNA, encoded by the coding sequence ATGCGGACTCCACCCAATGAGCGCGTAGCGTCAGACATCGTTGACGTGCCGAAGGGCCGGAAGGATTCCGGCCCTGAGCGGCGCTGTATCCTTTCCGGGGGGCATGGCGCGCGCGCTGCGCTGCTGCGCCTGGCGATTTCTCCGGACGGGTTGGTACTGCCCGATCCGCACGCCAAGGCCCCCGGGCGCGGCGCATGGATCGGCGTGGGCCGCAGCCAGCTTGAAACGGCCATTGCCAAGGGCCAGCTTAAGGGAGCTTTGGCGCGTGCCTTTAAAGGGGCAAAGCTGGAAATCCCGGCAGATTTGTCGGCACGGGTGGAAACAGCGCTGACCAAATCGCTGCTAGACCGGTTGGGCCTGGAACTGCGTGCCGGGCATGTTGTGCTGGGCACTGCAAGGATCGAAGAACAGGCGCGCACCGGACGGCTCGAACTGCTGCTGCACGCCGCCGACGCCAGCGAGGACGGGCGAAAGAAGCTCGACCAGGCATGGCGCGTAGGGCGGGATATAGAGGGCAGCGGCGAACGCGGCATCGTCTTGCCACTGGACCGGGCGGCTTTGTCTGTGGCATTGGGCCGCGACAATGTCGTCCACCTGGCGCTTAATGACAGCGCTGCGGCGGGGCGAGTCGAGGGGGCCTTGGCACGCCTGCTGCATTATCTGGAGGGCAATTTGCCTTCCGAAACCATTGGTGGCCAGGCCTCTCCCGGTCGCCAGGACGAACAATTGAACGCGTAA